From a single Bacteroidia bacterium genomic region:
- a CDS encoding T9SS type A sorting domain-containing protein: protein MKNLCFTSVVALYIVFLCFAKDTLAQPGTRPSFAVWDCDGQGMMAPPPGSITVASYMALLDSVGFAFPPGSNATDVKFIFQFEDSAGNALNISLPTVSSKNYELAYNLQSLPAGVTLINTTAGMDIGFRINTKVEQPSSGSYVKVRYEVWAKDATTTGYSLLLGQTKSSWYKHNLSCNKIMGGKARIGQFDQPAIVANPNPFRDYLYIEANAEEAVVKIMDSQGRTIRVLTVPSGDRPVRFPTGDLPAGLYFLQKQSSTGIRTLPMVKTQ from the coding sequence ATGAAAAATCTCTGCTTTACTTCTGTCGTTGCGCTTTACATCGTTTTTCTTTGTTTTGCTAAAGACACGCTGGCACAACCTGGCACCAGGCCAAGTTTTGCTGTTTGGGATTGCGATGGCCAGGGCATGATGGCACCACCTCCGGGTTCCATAACCGTAGCCTCCTATATGGCGCTGCTTGATTCTGTTGGTTTTGCTTTTCCTCCAGGCAGTAATGCTACTGACGTTAAGTTTATTTTCCAGTTTGAAGACTCTGCAGGAAATGCGCTAAATATTTCCTTACCGACCGTGAGTTCAAAAAATTATGAATTAGCTTACAACCTTCAGTCTCTACCCGCCGGGGTTACGCTGATAAACACCACAGCTGGTATGGATATCGGATTCCGAATCAATACTAAGGTAGAACAGCCTTCCTCCGGAAGTTATGTTAAAGTCCGTTATGAAGTCTGGGCAAAAGATGCTACCACGACCGGTTATAGCCTGCTTCTCGGCCAGACAAAATCATCCTGGTACAAACACAATCTCTCTTGTAACAAAATCATGGGCGGAAAAGCCCGGATCGGGCAGTTTGACCAACCGGCCATTGTTGCCAATCCCAATCCATTCCGCGATTATCTGTATATAGAAGCGAATGCGGAAGAAGCTGTGGTAAAAATCATGGATTCACAGGGGCGAACTATCCGGGTGCTGACGGTTCCCTCTGGCGACCGCCCCGTACGTTTCCCAACCGGAGATTTGCCAGCAGGTTTATATTTCCTGCAAAAACAATCATCCACCGGTATTCGCACCCTCCCTATGGTAAAAACTCAATGA